The following are encoded together in the Myxococcus virescens genome:
- a CDS encoding GNAT family N-acetyltransferase, producing the protein MSTEELTLRRIESRDDAAVAGIIRTVMPEFGADGPGFAIHDPEVSAMSAAYARPRHAYFVVERAGRVIGGGGIAPLEGGDTGVCELRKMYFLPEARGLGQGERLLRRCLEFAREAGFQRCYLETLAGMQQAQKLYRRMGFEPLCAPMGSTGHFGCDHWYARDLSKPLD; encoded by the coding sequence ATGAGCACGGAAGAGCTGACGCTGCGACGCATCGAATCGAGGGATGACGCGGCGGTGGCCGGCATCATCCGGACCGTGATGCCGGAGTTCGGCGCGGACGGCCCTGGCTTCGCGATCCACGACCCCGAAGTGTCGGCGATGAGCGCCGCCTACGCCCGCCCCCGGCACGCCTACTTCGTCGTAGAGCGGGCGGGGCGAGTCATCGGCGGCGGTGGAATCGCCCCACTGGAAGGAGGAGACACGGGCGTCTGCGAGCTGCGGAAGATGTACTTTCTCCCCGAAGCCCGGGGCCTCGGTCAGGGCGAGCGCCTGCTCCGACGCTGCCTGGAGTTCGCACGTGAAGCGGGCTTCCAGCGCTGCTACCTGGAGACGCTGGCGGGAATGCAGCAGGCCCAGAAGCTCTACCGCCGCATGGGCTTCGAGCCGCTGTGCGCGCCCATGGGCAGCACGGGCCACTTCGGCTGCGATCACTGGTACGCCCGGGATTTGTCAAAGCCGCTCGACTGA
- a CDS encoding sigma 54-interacting transcriptional regulator, which translates to MSRPSVPPPRAPARTSDVSTASESVPCGQRPSARPIPALTLISHTTVTRLGERLLLHGLLAGREVPLSRNAPDFCRPGEPLGLPLGDPFMSRKSILFVPAGAGLRVVLGEVGRCTSAGEPLHGAREFGPTELERGVPLEFSRRTGVLLHLAPPPESNATSALGMVGESAAIHALRRHIERVADLDVPVLIRGETGTGKELVARALHERSQRRGPFVSVNLGALPKELAAAELFGSVRGAFTGAQRDREGLFQAAEGGTLFLDEVGEASSDVQVMLLRVLETGELYPVGASKPVATNIRLIAATDADLEAQIAEGRFRSPLLHRLAGYELRLAPLRERREDITPLFLHFARQELDALGEAHHLTARDPHALPWMPSDLAAQLLLHPWPGNVRQLRNVARQLVIGSRGQPCLELDARLAQELRLDLAPPARPSASAVPPKREVAARRKSTDVGEQELLVALRAHDWDVKKAAHHLEIARSSIYDLIERSPSIRLAGDLSVEELTHAFHACQGNLDEMARRLEVSKRALNRRVKELGLYSKES; encoded by the coding sequence ATGTCCCGTCCCAGCGTCCCCCCTCCCCGTGCGCCCGCGAGGACCTCGGACGTGTCCACGGCCTCCGAGTCGGTTCCGTGCGGACAGCGCCCGTCGGCGCGCCCGATTCCAGCGTTGACGCTCATCTCGCACACCACCGTCACCCGCCTCGGGGAGAGGCTGCTGCTGCACGGACTCCTCGCCGGCCGGGAGGTCCCGCTCTCCCGCAATGCCCCGGACTTCTGCCGCCCGGGCGAGCCGCTGGGCCTGCCCCTGGGCGACCCCTTCATGAGTCGCAAGTCGATCCTGTTCGTCCCCGCGGGAGCAGGCCTCCGCGTCGTCCTGGGCGAAGTGGGACGATGCACGTCAGCGGGTGAGCCACTCCACGGGGCCCGCGAATTCGGTCCCACAGAACTTGAAAGAGGAGTCCCGCTGGAGTTCTCCAGGCGGACGGGGGTGCTGCTGCACCTGGCCCCTCCCCCCGAATCAAACGCAACATCCGCCCTGGGAATGGTGGGAGAAAGCGCCGCCATCCATGCCCTGCGCCGACACATCGAGCGCGTCGCCGACCTGGATGTGCCCGTCCTCATCCGGGGCGAAACCGGAACTGGCAAGGAACTGGTCGCCCGGGCCCTCCACGAGCGGAGCCAGCGCCGAGGCCCCTTCGTCAGTGTCAACCTGGGCGCCCTCCCGAAGGAACTGGCCGCGGCCGAACTCTTCGGCAGCGTCCGGGGAGCCTTCACCGGTGCCCAACGCGACCGTGAGGGCCTCTTCCAAGCCGCGGAGGGCGGCACGCTCTTCCTCGACGAGGTGGGAGAGGCCTCATCCGACGTACAGGTCATGCTCCTCCGAGTGTTGGAGACGGGGGAGCTGTACCCGGTGGGGGCCAGCAAGCCCGTGGCGACGAACATCCGCCTCATCGCGGCCACGGATGCGGACCTGGAAGCGCAGATCGCCGAGGGGCGCTTCCGGTCTCCCCTCCTTCACCGGCTGGCCGGCTATGAGCTCCGGCTTGCCCCTCTCCGCGAGCGCCGGGAGGACATCACTCCACTGTTCCTCCACTTCGCCCGCCAGGAGTTGGACGCGCTCGGAGAGGCCCACCACCTCACCGCGAGAGACCCTCATGCACTACCTTGGATGCCATCAGACCTGGCGGCGCAGCTCCTGCTGCATCCCTGGCCGGGTAACGTCCGTCAGCTCCGGAACGTCGCCCGACAGCTCGTCATCGGCAGCAGGGGTCAGCCCTGCCTGGAGCTTGATGCACGCCTCGCCCAGGAGTTGAGGCTCGACCTGGCGCCGCCGGCCCGGCCCTCCGCCTCCGCCGTCCCCCCGAAGCGTGAGGTTGCGGCCCGTCGCAAGTCCACGGACGTGGGCGAACAGGAACTCCTCGTGGCCTTGCGTGCGCACGACTGGGACGTCAAGAAGGCCGCCCACCACCTGGAGATCGCCCGCTCCTCCATCTATGATCTCATCGAGCGCAGCCCCAGCATCCGGCTGGCTGGAGACCTGAGCGTGGAGGAGCTCACCCACGCCTTCCACGCGTGCCAGGGCAACCTGGATGAGATGGCGCGGCGCCTGGAGGTGTCCAAACGGGCTCTGAACCGGCGTGTCAAGGAACTGGGGCTGTATTCGAAGGAGTCCTGA
- a CDS encoding serine/threonine-protein kinase, translating to MNRDDETEIWLAIDEGILSREEAAALLQDARRLGRSPLKLLQERGRVSEETLASLLRENLVLEERLSGEQPSPEQTVTADPVRAEQALAPGDADVPAFPLPGWERYQPVRFLGQGGMGRVFLAWDPRLRRQVALKFVRDEESHTRRFVSEARAQAKVKHERVCQVYEVGHVGGKVFIAMQYIDGQSLGAQVRSLTIEQKALVMREAALGVHAAHRVGLIHRDIKPSNIMVESSDDGTPRPYVMDFGLAREWNASVTASGAVLGTPHYMAPEQARGEVSGLDRRADVYSLGATLYFLLTGEVPIPGANGLEVLNSIATEEPRAPRLLAPGLPADLEAIALKCLEKDRDARYDSARALADDLERFLGGEPVLARTSFAYSLRKRLRKHRLLATVGAAALVTAGGALGWGIRARQEAAERERIVQRFTELVEGIESRGRYSALSRLHDIRQDRRALQAQMAELEAEIQRSGPQALGPGHHALGRGHLALGDEAKALEFLESSWRNGFRSPRAAYALALVSGRRYQQQLLEAQRIRVPALREAATREAERLYRDPALAWFKQSEGAQVPSREYVAALVAFYEGRFDDALLLADRAASELPWFHELPMLRGDVHAAQAFKRWNGGDPEGARASFEAGRKAYAAAIATAESDPAVYRSLALLENDAMVMELYGRGDVMPAYHRSLDALSRCLTIAPDDAQCLIRMARAHHRLAEHRLTHGGDGEEPLAKALEAARRALLVAPGLPAATFNLARSTWLQARYQIEKDEDPRALLGEAAALFASIDVAHRDRAYHGDSGLVFTTWADYEEQIGRDSGGNRDKAILAYEAAIALDNRVPEDWINLGRAFFSRASRPLNAEAEQDLRRAAAALEEARALNPQHMALYFYAGQVDEQLARRRGRRGEDPRPVLAHALEQYQRGIEINRRIPNFHNGMGVVHLLRAEDSWNRGEDPLPALEQARTCFEQAIAVAPGQGFAYANLGSLFVRRANYLLALGESPLSSTHEAREALRQASERMPGAVWLRVLLGTVHVIQARVESDQGRDPGAAIARALKELHAALEVNSLEAEPWLQLGKAQALQAHWRAQRGPLQTEAMEAAAKSFDRALTLSPEDPEYRLEAGRFYRRWAEHQKRTGRENGPLLLRGLEHAEQALKLRPDWAAARALRAGLRLEWVEAEPPGDLCTWRRESLDELTQALTHNSNLSNEWGGPLAGAQRLAACP from the coding sequence ATGAATCGTGACGATGAGACGGAGATCTGGCTCGCGATTGACGAGGGGATCCTGTCCCGCGAGGAGGCGGCGGCCCTGCTTCAGGATGCGCGACGCCTGGGACGAAGCCCGCTGAAGTTGCTTCAGGAGCGGGGCCGGGTTTCGGAAGAGACACTTGCCTCTCTGCTGCGGGAGAACCTTGTCCTGGAGGAGCGCCTGTCAGGTGAGCAGCCCTCTCCCGAGCAGACCGTTACGGCCGACCCGGTCCGGGCTGAACAGGCATTGGCCCCGGGGGACGCCGACGTCCCTGCTTTCCCGCTCCCCGGGTGGGAGCGATACCAACCCGTGCGGTTCCTGGGACAGGGCGGAATGGGTCGTGTGTTCCTGGCCTGGGACCCACGGCTGCGCCGACAGGTCGCCCTCAAGTTCGTCCGCGACGAGGAATCGCACACTCGCCGCTTCGTTTCCGAGGCCCGTGCCCAGGCCAAGGTGAAACACGAGCGCGTATGTCAAGTGTATGAGGTGGGCCACGTCGGGGGGAAGGTCTTCATCGCCATGCAGTACATCGACGGCCAGTCGCTCGGCGCTCAGGTGCGCTCGCTCACCATCGAGCAGAAGGCACTGGTGATGCGCGAGGCTGCTCTGGGTGTTCATGCGGCCCACCGCGTCGGGCTCATCCACCGGGACATCAAGCCTTCCAACATCATGGTGGAGTCCTCCGACGACGGGACTCCCAGGCCCTATGTGATGGACTTCGGTCTTGCGCGTGAATGGAACGCGTCCGTCACGGCCAGCGGCGCCGTCTTGGGAACGCCGCACTACATGGCCCCGGAACAGGCTCGCGGAGAGGTGAGCGGGCTCGACCGCCGCGCGGATGTCTACAGCCTGGGGGCCACCCTCTACTTCCTCCTCACCGGCGAGGTCCCCATCCCTGGGGCCAATGGCCTGGAAGTGCTCAACAGCATCGCCACCGAGGAGCCGCGCGCGCCGCGCCTGCTTGCTCCAGGACTCCCGGCGGACCTGGAGGCCATTGCCCTCAAGTGTCTGGAGAAGGATCGCGACGCCCGTTACGACTCGGCGCGTGCATTGGCGGATGACCTGGAGCGTTTCCTGGGCGGCGAGCCGGTGCTGGCACGCACGAGCTTCGCGTACTCCCTGCGCAAGCGCCTGCGCAAACACCGGCTCCTGGCCACGGTGGGCGCCGCCGCGCTGGTCACGGCGGGAGGGGCCCTCGGTTGGGGCATCCGGGCCCGCCAGGAGGCCGCCGAGCGTGAGCGAATCGTCCAGCGATTCACCGAGCTGGTGGAGGGCATCGAGTCCAGGGGCCGCTACTCCGCGCTCTCGCGGCTGCATGACATCCGGCAGGACCGCCGGGCACTCCAGGCCCAGATGGCCGAACTGGAGGCAGAGATCCAGCGCTCCGGTCCGCAGGCGCTGGGCCCTGGGCACCATGCGCTGGGGCGTGGCCACCTCGCGCTCGGAGACGAGGCGAAGGCCCTGGAGTTCCTGGAGTCCTCCTGGCGCAATGGTTTTCGCTCGCCCCGGGCCGCGTATGCGCTCGCGCTGGTGAGCGGGCGGCGCTATCAGCAGCAACTCCTGGAGGCGCAGCGGATCCGTGTGCCGGCGCTGCGGGAGGCCGCGACGCGTGAAGCGGAGCGCCTCTACCGGGATCCGGCGCTCGCGTGGTTCAAGCAGAGTGAAGGCGCTCAGGTGCCCTCGAGGGAATACGTGGCGGCGCTGGTCGCCTTCTACGAGGGCCGCTTCGATGACGCCCTGCTCCTGGCGGATCGCGCTGCCAGCGAGCTGCCCTGGTTTCACGAGCTGCCCATGCTGCGCGGGGACGTCCATGCGGCACAGGCTTTCAAACGCTGGAACGGGGGAGATCCCGAGGGAGCCCGAGCGAGCTTCGAAGCCGGTCGAAAGGCCTACGCCGCCGCCATCGCCACCGCTGAAAGCGACCCCGCCGTCTACCGGTCCCTGGCCTTGCTCGAAAACGATGCGATGGTCATGGAGCTGTATGGCAGGGGGGATGTGATGCCTGCGTACCACCGTTCCCTGGACGCGCTCTCCCGTTGTCTCACCATTGCTCCGGACGACGCCCAGTGTCTGATCCGCATGGCGCGCGCGCACCACCGCCTGGCCGAGCACCGGCTCACCCATGGGGGCGATGGGGAGGAGCCTCTCGCGAAGGCACTGGAGGCAGCGCGGCGTGCCCTCTTGGTGGCGCCTGGGCTTCCGGCGGCCACATTCAATCTGGCTCGGAGCACCTGGCTCCAAGCGCGCTATCAAATCGAGAAGGACGAGGACCCACGCGCGCTGCTCGGCGAAGCCGCCGCGTTGTTCGCGAGCATCGACGTGGCGCACCGGGACCGCGCCTACCACGGCGATTCAGGTCTCGTCTTCACGACGTGGGCGGACTACGAGGAGCAGATCGGGAGGGATTCCGGCGGGAACAGGGACAAAGCCATCCTGGCCTACGAGGCGGCCATCGCCTTGGACAATCGTGTCCCCGAGGACTGGATCAACCTGGGGCGTGCGTTTTTTTCACGAGCATCCCGTCCACTCAATGCGGAGGCGGAGCAGGACCTGCGGCGGGCGGCAGCGGCACTCGAGGAGGCTCGGGCCCTCAACCCCCAGCATATGGCGCTGTACTTCTATGCGGGGCAGGTCGACGAGCAGTTGGCTCGGCGGCGGGGTCGTCGCGGCGAGGACCCGCGACCCGTCCTGGCGCATGCATTGGAGCAGTATCAGCGTGGCATTGAAATCAACCGCCGGATCCCCAACTTCCATAACGGAATGGGCGTGGTGCACTTGCTGCGGGCCGAGGATTCCTGGAACCGGGGTGAGGATCCCCTGCCCGCGCTGGAGCAGGCTCGGACGTGCTTCGAACAGGCCATCGCTGTCGCGCCCGGACAGGGCTTTGCCTATGCGAACCTGGGCTCTCTCTTCGTCCGGCGCGCGAACTACCTGCTCGCGCTTGGCGAGTCGCCACTTTCGAGCACGCATGAGGCAAGGGAGGCACTGAGACAAGCCTCCGAGAGGATGCCGGGGGCCGTGTGGCTGCGGGTCCTCCTCGGCACGGTGCATGTCATCCAGGCCCGCGTCGAGTCGGACCAAGGGCGAGACCCCGGGGCTGCCATCGCTCGCGCCCTGAAGGAACTCCACGCCGCGTTGGAGGTGAACTCCCTGGAGGCGGAGCCCTGGCTCCAGCTTGGCAAGGCGCAGGCCCTCCAGGCGCACTGGAGGGCACAGCGCGGGCCGCTCCAGACCGAGGCCATGGAGGCGGCGGCGAAGTCCTTCGACAGGGCCCTCACGCTCTCTCCGGAGGACCCGGAATATCGCCTGGAGGCTGGCCGCTTCTACCGACGGTGGGCGGAACACCAGAAGCGCACGGGTCGTGAAAACGGCCCGCTCCTTCTGCGGGGCCTCGAACACGCCGAGCAAGCGCTGAAGCTCCGGCCCGACTGGGCCGCGGCCCGCGCCCTGCGGGCCGGTTTGAGGTTGGAGTGGGTTGAAGCCGAGCCCCCCGGGGACCTGTGCACCTGGAGGCGCGAATCCCTGGATGAGCTGACCCAGGCGCTCACGCACAATTCAAACCTCTCCAACGAGTGGGGCGGTCCACTCGCTGGCGCTCAGCGGCTTGCCGCATGCCCCTGA
- a CDS encoding endonuclease III domain-containing protein, whose amino-acid sequence MPDRRAPTKPGRVVEPPPRPDKKPFDIDEVLGRIREAVRHFADAAMFALAARGHDTLFEQLVACILSIRTRDEVSLPVSLALLQRASTPEALARMSPEDIDALIQPVTFHEAKSWQLHAIATRAQDEFGGALPCDAQVLQSFKGVGPKCAHLALGIACGHEAISVDIHVHRVTNRWGYVQARTPEATMEALEAVLPRAWWVELNRLLVPFGKHVCTGTRPKCSTCPVLSFCRQVGVRDAR is encoded by the coding sequence ATGCCTGACCGGCGGGCGCCCACGAAGCCCGGCCGCGTCGTGGAACCACCGCCCCGGCCGGACAAGAAGCCCTTCGACATCGACGAAGTGCTCGGCCGCATCCGAGAGGCGGTGCGCCACTTCGCGGACGCGGCGATGTTCGCGCTCGCTGCCCGAGGCCATGACACGCTCTTCGAGCAGCTCGTCGCCTGCATCCTCTCCATCCGCACCCGCGACGAGGTGAGCCTGCCCGTCTCGCTCGCCCTGCTCCAGCGCGCCTCAACGCCGGAGGCCCTGGCGCGCATGTCGCCGGAAGACATCGACGCCCTCATCCAGCCCGTCACCTTCCACGAAGCGAAGTCCTGGCAACTTCACGCCATCGCCACGCGGGCGCAGGATGAATTCGGAGGCGCGCTGCCGTGTGATGCCCAGGTGCTCCAGTCCTTCAAGGGCGTGGGCCCCAAGTGCGCGCACCTGGCGCTGGGCATCGCCTGCGGGCACGAAGCCATCAGCGTGGACATCCACGTCCATCGGGTGACGAACCGCTGGGGCTATGTGCAGGCGCGCACGCCGGAGGCCACCATGGAGGCGCTGGAGGCCGTGCTCCCGCGCGCCTGGTGGGTGGAGCTCAACCGGCTGCTGGTGCCCTTCGGCAAGCACGTCTGCACGGGCACGCGGCCGAAGTGCTCCACATGCCCGGTGCTGAGCTTCTGCCGGCAGGTCGGCGTGAGGGACGCGCGCTGA